DNA sequence from the Camelus dromedarius isolate mCamDro1 chromosome 24, mCamDro1.pat, whole genome shotgun sequence genome:
GCCGCCCTGGGCACAGGAGGACCAGAAGCACCAGTGCGGAGcagcttcctgcccctcccccaaggaAGCATGTTCAGCAGGCCCTCACCAGCTGCAGGACATCATCAGCCCAGGTCCTTGTGCCTCAGGTGGCGGCTGAGTGGGGTGTGTTGTGGGGTGACAGCCTGGCCATAGCCTCCTTGTGGCTAATGCAGGACAGTGGTGAGGTCTGGGCTGGGCACTCAGGCCTCACATTCTGGAccggcagggtggggagggggctctgagAGAACTCAGGCCTGAGCCTCTGTGGGAAGCACGCAGGTCTCACTCAGAGGCCTGAGTCCTGGATGCTTCCTCCatctccagcctctccctctcaGCTCAGACGTGGAGTCTGTTTCGAGGACTGGATGAAACTGAGGATGCAGAGGGCAGTGGCCGCATGGGGAGGGGACAGGCCAGCACCCCTGCCCACGGCAGCAGCCCCTCTGCCCCATCCTCAGCTCGGGCTCACGTGAGCAGGGCCTGGAAGACGGCGATAACCGGGTCCTCGTGGGTAGTTACCACCAGGACGCTGCGGAACTTGTCCAGGAGCGTGAGCAGCTGGGAGCGCCGGGTGTTCTCATTGTACATGATCTCCTCCAGGTGGTGGCGGCCACGGAAGTAGTGcaggagcctgggggtggggcaggggacaaACATGTGTAGGCTCAGATGCCTGCCAGGGAGCAGCCGCTCacgccctgccccctccctggcagTGTCCTGGACCTTGGCCCACCATGGTCCCCTCAAGTGTCACGCCCACCTCAGCGCTCTGAGGGCAGTGCAGGGACAGGTCCGCCAGGCTTCTGTCTTTCCTGCTACTCTGGCTCTGGGCATGTCTGTAGCTGGGGCCAGCATAGGAGGCTGGCAGAGAATGGCCTCGTGTTGGGTTTTGGCTGGGGGTGCTCCATTCCTGACAACCTGACCTCCCAGAACACCACACACCTGCAGTGCCCCCAAGCTTGTTACCTATGATGGGGAGatcccagaccccaccccagcctAAGAGTCCTGGGAAGAACCCCTGCCCAGCTGCCCAGGCCCATGAGGATGAGACCTTGCTGCAGCTTCCCAAGAAGTGACAAGCAACACCCAGCAGGTACAGGACAGAGCCCCCCCACAGGCAGGCACCAGGTGGGGACAACCTCAACCAGTGAGTGCCCTTTGCCATCAGTGGACTGAAGTGTGGTTGTGCAGGTACACCCCCATCCACTCTGTCCTGACCCTAGAACTgccacctgcccccacctggcGAACATGCGGAGGTCCTCGGGGTTCTGGGCCGCGGGCACACTGAGGATGGCTGCCCGCTCGTGCTCAGACAGGCTGGCCAGCAGGTTCTCCGTCATCCTCCTGTTCAGCGGTGAGTCCCCACTGGGGAGCAGCTCTGCACTAGAGTTGTCCATGCTGGGGCTGGTGAGGGTCATGTCGTCACTGCTGGCTGTGAGCGGGCACCAGTCAGGGAGCAGCTGGCCCCCAGGATCCCCCCTGGTGCCCCAGCCACATGTCACCTGTGCCAACCTTGGGACCCACTGCCACACCCTCGCGGAGCAGCCCCACACCCTAGGCCAGGCCTGGTCTTCCCACCCTCCCGCCCAACATGGACAATGGGAGCCCTGGGCCCAAggcccagcctcagcctgggAGGCACCTCCCCCAGGCCTTCTGGACCCTTGTCTTCTCCAAGCCCAAGAACCTGGGGCCTGGCAATGGGCTGCTGCCTTTGGCAGGACACTGTGGCTAAAATGGCTTTCAAGAAGGCACTGACAGTCATTGTCCTCTCAGAGGCCCTGGGCACAGAGGTTTCCACTGTCCCCCTGGGGCCGATGTGTGGTCTGCTCTGATCCCAGGCTGGGCAGcatgtgggctgggctgggctggtccTGACTGAGCAAGGTAGAGCCTCCTCctagggaggcaggggagaggggcctCCCATTTCCCCTCCAAGGGAAAGCTGCTTGGCAGGGCGCGGCGGTGTCTCCCGGGACCCCAGCTGCCCACAGAAGGGGCAGGTGAGTGTGCTTAGGGCTGGTGCAGCCGTGAAGGTGCCGTGGTCACCCCCTGCAGCACCCAAGTCGGGCCTCCTAGCTGCCCGCCTCTCCCAAgtgctcaccccccaccccatgacaGATGCCCTGGCAGGGGGTCCTACTTGGGGAGCCGAAGCTGAGGGCGTTGGGCGTGCTGAGGCTGCGGCCGCCAACCCTGGTGGTGAAGGGGACATCATCCTCCCGGGGGCGGGGCTCGTCCTCACTGGGCGAGGCCATCAGGCAGACGTACGTGTGCAGCTGGACGAGGAGCCTGTGCTGCAGCATCCACACCACCATCTGGATGAGCTGGGTCTGCAGGACGGGCAGCGTGAGGCCCAGGCCAGGAGGGAGCCATGGCCCAAAACAACCTGAGTGTCACCCCGGAGGTCAGGGTGAGGCTTGACACCTCAGAAAGGGAACTCCCAGCCGCCATCTGGCTTCACAAACCCAACTCCCATCTGGGGAGGCAGTGGGGCCACCTTTGCCAAGGCTGCCATCACACCCAGGCTGCCCCATGTCTGGCCTTTCTTGCCCGGGGGCCCTGTGACGTGGAGGTCCTGCTCTGCCTTATCTCCCCACTGGGCTCTGTGGAGCCCCCTCCCTGCCACAGAAAGAAGCTGTGGACAGCTGCCCTGAGAGCAGGAAATCCTCCCCTGGGTCAACCTGAAAGCCTGCCCGGGGCAGAGAGCCCTGCTGAGGTGTGCAGATACTAGGTGCCTAGTCCACGCTCCATGGGGCTGGGGCTGACCAGGAGCAAGGACGCCTGTGCGGGAGGAGCCCTGGGCCCGGTTACAGGGAGGTATGTGCATACGGCGTCCATGttcccagacacacacacccacctgctcctccccagtgTCCCGGCTGACCACCCGTGGAAATAGGGTTAACATGGGCATGTGTGACCCGGTCACACAAAATCAAACCGAgaattgtaaaataatttaaattaagaaatgaagCAGCACAGTGAGTACATTCTAGGCCTGAAGCAGGTGTGGGGGGCAGGTGGCCTCAGTCTGGGACTGAACAGAACCAGAACCAGCTCCATCTGGGACCCTCGGGCTCAGCCTACAAAAGCCACCTGCCATCGGGCCTGTGGGGAAGTTTCtgctgggagcagggggaggcAGTGCACATGCAAAGTGTGTTTCTTATTCAGCCGGCACAGTCTGGCACAGTTCCTGAGAACCAAAGGTGCTGGGAAAGACAGCATTTACAACAGTCACGCTCGGCACTGAAGTGAACTGAGCAAATGATTCCTACCTCATTCACAGGTTGAGAAAGGAAAGGGTTTGCTCTCCTTAAGGAATGGCTTTGCCTAACAGATTCAGCACTTGTTAAggcaaatattttacttttgaagACAGAGCCGGGAAAACACCCAGCCCCATCTCTGACACTTGGCCCACtgggccctgcccagggccccaggcttgcggcagaggggagggagcacTCAACCCGGCCATGGACACAGAGCTCACCAGTTCATTCCAcgtgcctctccctccctgaagCCGCCCCACCACACCCAgcacccctgcctgccccttACCTGGGCCTGTCCTGTCCAGGTCCTCTTGGATGAGGAGATTCTGGGGACCAGTGAGCCCAAGACACACCCAAAGACCCTGTGGCCACCTGGACCATGGCAGATAGGAGAGGGAGGCGGAGGGCAGGGCCCAAACAAATCATCTCTGCGTCCCCCAACTCTGGGACCCCAGGCCCATAAGAGGGTACCAGGTGGCTCTGTCCTCCCAGGAAAGGTCACTGATCTCCTGCCAACTAGGCCTCTTAACTTGGTTCTAACCCTAAGATCTGCCCACCCTGCGCAGGGTGGGCTCCATGGGTGCACGGGGGTAGGAAGGACTTGGACTGTTGCTCAAGTGTCTGCAGGTAGCCTAGCTGGGCTCCTGGTCACCCTGGCAGGGCACGTACCACCCACACAGCAAGCACCTCCCCTCAAGCCCAGGATAAGGGCACAGCAGCACTGAGGGCCCTGGATCAGGGACCAAACCAGGTGGCTCCCTGAGCCCCTGAGACTCACCTCCTGCACAGGAGGGGCGAGGGGATTCCTAAATTCTGACAAGGACACCGGCAAGGAGAACTTAGCAAGGACGGACGGCAGGTCATGAGACGGGAACTGGCAGGAGAACTGCTCGGCCAGTGGGGAGTACCTGGGGACAGGTGGGCAAGGTGTCCACAAGCCCAGGAGACCTCCCCACTGTGTTCATGGCATCTGCACCCTCGCCATGAGCCCATTGTGGACAGCAGGGGGTGCAGCATGGTACGTGCAATGAGGACAGAACCCGCTTACCCCACAATGCAGCCCCTCATAGCCCCCAAGTCAAGGCCAAGGCTCCCGACCTCCCAGCAAGTGCCCCATCCAGTGCCTACTGGCCAGTACACATGGGCAGTTGCAGACCCTACCTGGAGGCTGCATGTGCTAGAGGAAGAGCACAGGCCTAGGGAGAGTCATGCAGGGCTGGACCTGGCCCGACCTGGATCATGGGCCTGAATGACCCAGGGGgcaccccctgccctcccgggGACCCTGGGCTCTGGCAGCCCGAGGGACTCACAGGCACACGCTGGCATTGGGAGAAAGCATGTAGACGTTGTTCTCACACAGCGGGTAGATGACGATGGCCTTGCCCCAGTACACCAGGTGAGCTGCAAGCTGGAAAACCTGTGGGCAGAGGGGGCTGGAGGACAGTGCCTGGGAGGCAGATCCAGTTTCCCTGGCTCACAGCAACAAGCCTTTCTATCACCGGTCCCTGTGCTATCCAGGCCAGCATGAGCACAGCGATGGTGGGGACAGCCAGGATCACGTGGTCAGCTCAGCTGAGCAGGGGGTTGGCTGGACATCCCGGCAGAGGCCAGCTCCTATGCCCACCAGGCACCCAGCGTGGAGACGGGTTTCCACATGACAATGGATGCAGGGCCACtgcacctgcccctgccccacacaCTCATCCCTGGAGAACAGCCCACTGTCCTGCTCTCCTGGACTCTCAGGCATCAGGATGGGCCACAGACAGACCATGACGCCAGGAGGGCCAGGTCTGTGAACATGGAACAAGCGCCGCTCACCCTGCACCACCATCGCCAAATGCCTCCAAGGGGGGGTGCACGCATCACCTGTGACAGTGCCAAGGAcccctctgcctcttcccagcaAACAGGGCCTCGAGCAGCACCACTGACCCTCTTCCCTCTTATCTCAAGTCCTGCTGACAATCGCCTAAAGGACGCACATCCACGTCCCTCCATCTCTGCCACCTCTCCCTGCGGACAGAGCGccctctggaggccagaggtctgaAGCCAGTACCCCAAGGCTAGAGTCAAGTGTTGGCAGAGGGGAGACCGTTCTTTGCTTCTTCAAGCTGTACCTCCTTGGTGGCCACACCTCCAACCTCTGTCTCCAGGGTCACATTCAAGCCTCTTCTGCAGCCAAATCCCCCTCTGATTCCCTCTTACAAGGGCCCACGCAGCCCGTCCAGGATCATTGCCCACATGTGCGAAGTTCACCCAATCCCAGGTAACGTACAGTGTGACCTTAAATTTGTTAATCAAAGGTTTTGTGTTCGCATGTATATAAAAAACCTGGAGGAATCtacagtggttacctctgggatATGGGCTTGTGGGGACTTTCTCTTTTCATGTCTATAATTTCTGtgacatttgaatttttatgaGAAAGACCATACTAGTTTTATCATGACAAAAAAAAGCCCCAGTATACTTGCTGGTAGAGCCTCTTTGCCTGGGATGCaacatgaataattttaaattgtctgtGGCAGGAAGCAGCAGTCCCAGAGGCTCGGGAGGCTTCTACACACCCAAGCCAGCAGCAAACCTGACCGGCACTGGGTtcagtggggaggggcacggaGGTACCGGCAAGTCTCCCTGGAAAGGCGGGGGCCATCATCAGAGCTTTCTTTGTCCAAGGAGACTGCCAGCAGGGGTGAGGCACAGCGTCCCGGCAGATGCCATGCCAGGCAGCCTCAGCTGATAGGGAGGGCCAGCCCCTTCCAGAGCAGCAGACACCCACAGGCATCGGCCAACTGGCCAGTACCAGTCACAAGTTCGGTGGTACATGTGGAGCAGTGCACATGTCTGAGGTTCTGTGTGCCGTGGACACTATGAAGGCAAGCAGGACATGGTCCTCGCTGGGTGCCATCCAGGCCGGTGGCCCACATGAACCAGCAAGGCAGAGTCTGATAAACACTCCCAGGGGAGTGGACAGAGGTCATGGGGTAGGGATGGGGGAAGGGCTTATTCTGGATGACAGGATCCAAAAAGGCTGCTCTGGGAAAAAATGGCCTGAGAGTCAGGCCTGGGGGATAAGCTCCCTCTGCTAAAGAGCAGAAGCCAAGGGCTCCCTTGAGggcccaggcaggctggctggccTGGGAAAGCTCCGCCCTTGGGCCTCTGTGGGAGCTGCTGGTCTCTGAGCCAAGACCTGCTGCCCTCTAGCGGCCACCCAGTGTCTGTGTTCCAGACCCTGGGTCAATCCTCAGGCTGTCACTTATAAAACCTCTTGCCCCAGGCCTCTAACTTCTCCctgcggctttcacacccttGGCCCCTGTCCAGCCTCCAACCAGACCCAcagccagggctgagggaggTAGCCCACAAAGACGGGGTTCAGAAAGGGAGTGGCCCCATGCAGAACACAAGCCCAAGTGCAAGTGcacccacacacagacacacacatacacccacgtAGACAGGGTGGTCAAGGCCACCGGTATGGTAACCTGCTCAACCCCACAAGCACCCAGCCCTGACATCTGGTTCTGTGCAGCCCAGTCACCTGGCACCGGGACAGCCTCACTCCTCTGCTGCAGCCTcactgcccacccacccccaaacccTCAGAGGAGGAAGTTGGTCCCACAGCCCTGATCCCAGGTCTGACTGATTCCAGAGCCTCAAGCCAACCCCACATCCACCCACCATGATGGCAGCCATGCAGCAGCCTCAGCTGGACAGAGACCGTCGGGAAGCAGCATGAGGTGGCTACTTTGAgatgcccagcccctccctgctgcccatcCTTTCCACCCAGGGTGtgtccccaggcccccaggggtACCTGCAGCAAGGCCAGGTCTGCATCCTGGGCCAGCTGCTGCAGGTTCTTCACGGCAGACGTGGTCTTGATCACACGCACCAGGGCTGGGGAACAGTCCAGGGGGAGCTCGCCCAGCAGGGACTTCTCGTCACTGAGCAGCAGCAGGGCGTGGTACGGGCTGTGGAGCAGAGTTGCAGGTGAGCAGGACAAGCAAACCTCAGGCCCTGCACCAGGTACAcacctggagcccacaggcacagAACCTCAGAGCAAAGAGGCCTCAGCAGGAAGTAGACAGTGCTGTGTCCAGAGGCCTTTAAAAATCTGCAAGAATCACCATAACCCTCAGGAAAAAATGAATCAGAACAAAACCAAGGAAGACCTGGCAACCCAACTTCACTCCCACTTCTGGGATTGCCCAGAAAACGTTGGCTGATTGAAAAATTGAGAACCTTTTCTAAGAAAAGAGTCCTAAACATGGGAAAAGCAAAACCCTCACCGTAGACTATGACTAGACCGACCTAAAAATATACTGAGCAAGGACCCCAAGAGGAAAGACAGGGACTTGGCACACGGGCCTGGGTGACGCAGTGCATTGCTTTCTGTCATCTCAAAGTTTTCTGTAATGTGCCcagatttctttttatagttaaaaaacaTCTAAGGAAACAGAGGGCTCAGCTCTTTCCTTGCAGGAAATCAGTTAAACTAAGAAACTGAGATCCCATGAGCTCTGATTCAAGTGCAGGAGATCCGGTGAGTAACACCATGAGACACAATCCTGCTGGTGGTCAATGTCCGGCCGTGATGGCTCAGCCCCACAGCCCTCCCCAGGCCCGAGGCTGGGACGTCGAGCTGAGCCCCACTTACCAAGGTCGTGCTGAGAGGGCCCAGGGGAAACCTGGGGTTGGTCATCTCTGGACAAAACTGGACACAAAAACATGTGTTTTTACTCTATAAAGAGTACAGCCCTACCTGATTTCCGtggcaggaagaggaaaagacaatTTTGGGAACCAAGCCCTTGATAAATCTCAGGCAAAAAAGAGGGGCCCTGCAGGGCGTGTGTGCAGGCGGTGGCAGGCACTCACCGGATGGCCTTCAGGCTCCGCTCAATGGCCTCGGGGGGGATGAGGCTGGTGGCCGCATAGTGGATCTTGTGGGGCAGGCAGAAGCTCACCTCCAGCCAGCTGTTGACATGGAGCCGCACCACGCCGGACGTACAGAGGCTGCAGAGAGCGGGCCATCAGCTGTCCACACAGCAACTTCTAACCACACACGCAGACAGCACAGAACCCCACTGAGggtgctccctcccagcacatAGAGAATGCCGCAGGTGGGGACTTCCAGGGCAAGAAAGCATCTTTCCAGATCTCAGTatgtttaagagaaaaaatgtaacacaaacatacacataatttgtatttctgaCTAGCCCTGGAATCTGTGGTCCAACCAGAGTGCCAGGGCTCAAGGGAAACTTCCTTTGTCTCTGTCCCGGGTGTTCTAAGGCCTCCTCTGCACATGGCGGGGGCCCCTGCACACCTGATGAAGGCCCAGACACAGGTGGTCAGCCAGGCAGGGCAGGATCTGACTCCAAAAAGGCCCCCAGAACATTCTGCCAGAGAGGAGCACACAGATGGCAGCAGCAGCCACTAGGGGCTCCATGTGGCCACCCAAGGCAGCCTGGGCTTAAACACTCTGCTCCTCGCCCTGGTGACGGCACGCTGGTTCTTTCAGGCCCTAACCTTGCTCAGGCCCAACCACACAAGCCTGACCCTCGTGTCTCACGTCCAACCTCAAACCACCCATAATCCTGTCTGCTTCACCACAGGGACATACAAAGCCTAGACCATCTCAGCTCCAATCCCTCCATCCACCCTCTCCACTCAGACACCCATGGCTCCCACCTCAGAAGTCCCAGCCAAGATCCCAAAATGCGAGGAGCCTTGTGTGATCTGCCTGCTTTTCTCCAACCTCATTTCCTAACCCCACTGAGTCCAGCTGGACAGGCCACGCTGCTGTCCTCAGGGCCCTTACTTGCCCTCAGTCACAAGCTTGTCCTCAGCTATTCCAAGGTTCCTTCCTGCTTTCAGACCTCAGTGGGGTGAACCCTGACCCCAGCCCTGTCCTCACAGGCTGTTAACTGTTCACGTGTGTCCTTCGTACTGGACAACCAGACGACCACTTGCCTGCTGGTTAATGCTGTTTCCTGACCAGATTCAGTCACAAAGTGCGCTGCTCACTGCATGGCTGGTAAAGGGTAGGGTATGGGGGCACCAATCAGCATTTTTTCAATGAGGGAAGAAAGGGCCCAAGGAATGCTGACCACTCAGGGTGAACAACCTCTCAGGACGCCCCTGCCCACAGAATGGGCTCCTAGTGGCCCTGCATGGGGGACCACACACAAAGCTGGAGCCACGGGCTGGTGGCACAGCCCTGGTGCTTAGTGCCCAGAGCCCCCAGTGTCAACGTGGAGGAGCTGCtggagcagaggagggtgggggatCTGCGCCCCAGTCAAGGCCCAGCATGCTctgacccagctctgcccttgggTGCCCTCCTATCACGTGCCCGTTCCGCTCTGCTATTCCCAGTTGGCTGGCCCCAACCTAGTGTGGGcaggctgaggcccagggaggctgggtggAGCTGCCGCCTCATCCAGGCCTCAGAGCACCAGGTATACCAATGCATGGTATTGGGAGGCGGCCCCGTAGGCCTCGCTCTGCACCCACAGGCCTTTCCTATGGCCTCTGTCCTGAAACTCCAAGCAGTTCCCACAGGACCGCCCAGAGGGCTCGCAGAATCTACAGTGAGCAGTgtcaaatgtaaaaataagtcTTCACTGTGT
Encoded proteins:
- the NPRL3 gene encoding GATOR1 complex protein NPRL3 isoform X3 is translated as MCGQKFELKIDNVRFVGHPTLLQHALGQVSKTDPSPKREAPTMILFNVVFALRANADPSVINCLHNLSRRIATVLQHEERRCQYLTREAKLILALQDEVSAMADANDGPQSPFHHILPKCKLARDLKEAYDSLCTSGVVRLHVNSWLEVSFCLPHKIHYAATSLIPPEAIERSLKAIRPYHALLLLSDEKSLLGELPLDCSPALVRVIKTTSAVKNLQQLAQDADLALLQVFQLAAHLVYWGKAIVIYPLCENNVYMLSPNASVCLYSPLAEQFSCQFPSHDLPSVLAKFSLPVSLSEFRNPLAPPVQETQLIQMVVWMLQHRLLVQLHTYVCLMASPSEDEPRPREDDVPFTTRVGGRSLSTPNALSFGSPTSSDDMTLTSPSMDNSSAELLPSGDSPLNRRMTENLLASLSEHERAAILSVPAAQNPEDLRMFARLLHYFRGRHHLEEIMYNENTRRSQLLTLLDKFRSVLVVTTHEDPVIAVFQALLT
- the NPRL3 gene encoding GATOR1 complex protein NPRL3 isoform X2 — encoded protein: MENLSPPPAGEGKPRSRYAVNGTGDHAEDQDGDSKFSDVILATILATKSEMCGQKFELKIDNVRFVGHPTLLQHALGQVSKTDPSPKREAPTMILFNVVFALRANADPSVINCLHNLSRRIATVLQHEERRCQYLTREAKLILALQDEVSAMADANDGPQSPFHHILPKCKLARDLKEAYDSLCTSGVVRLHVNSWLEVSFCLPHKIHYAATSLIPPEAIERSLKAIRPYHALLLLSDEKSLLGELPLDCSPALVRVIKTTSAVKNLQQLAQDADLALLQVFQLAAHLVYWGKAIVIYPLCENNVYMLSPNASVCLYSPLAEQFSCQFPSHDLPSVLAKFSLPVSLSEFRNPLAPPVQETQLIQMVVWMLQHRLLVQLHTYVCLMASPSEDEPRPREDDVPFTTRVGGRSLSTPNALSFGSPTSSDDMTLTSPSMDNSSAELLPSGDSPLNRRMTENLLASLSEHERAAILSVPAAQNPEDLRMFARLLHYFRGRHHLEEIMYNENTRRSQLLTLLDKFRSVLVVTTHEDPVIAVFQALLT
- the NPRL3 gene encoding GATOR1 complex protein NPRL3 isoform X1; translation: MGDNTSPISVILVSSGSRGNKLLFRYPFQRSQEHPASQTSKPRSRYAVNGTGDHAEDQDGDSKFSDVILATILATKSEMCGQKFELKIDNVRFVGHPTLLQHALGQVSKTDPSPKREAPTMILFNVVFALRANADPSVINCLHNLSRRIATVLQHEERRCQYLTREAKLILALQDEVSAMADANDGPQSPFHHILPKCKLARDLKEAYDSLCTSGVVRLHVNSWLEVSFCLPHKIHYAATSLIPPEAIERSLKAIRPYHALLLLSDEKSLLGELPLDCSPALVRVIKTTSAVKNLQQLAQDADLALLQVFQLAAHLVYWGKAIVIYPLCENNVYMLSPNASVCLYSPLAEQFSCQFPSHDLPSVLAKFSLPVSLSEFRNPLAPPVQETQLIQMVVWMLQHRLLVQLHTYVCLMASPSEDEPRPREDDVPFTTRVGGRSLSTPNALSFGSPTSSDDMTLTSPSMDNSSAELLPSGDSPLNRRMTENLLASLSEHERAAILSVPAAQNPEDLRMFARLLHYFRGRHHLEEIMYNENTRRSQLLTLLDKFRSVLVVTTHEDPVIAVFQALLT
- the NPRL3 gene encoding GATOR1 complex protein NPRL3 isoform X4, translated to MGDNTSPISVILVSSGSRGNKLLFRYPFQRSQEHPASQTSKPRSRYAVNGTGDHAEDQDGDSKFSDVILATILATKSEMCGQKFELKIDNVRFVGHPTLLQHALGQVSKTDPSPKREAPTMILFNVVFALRANADPSVINCLHNLSRRIATVLQHEERRCQYLTREAKLILALQDEVSAMADANDGPQSPFHHILPKCKLARDLKEAYDSLCTSGVVRLHVNSWLEVSFCLPHKIHYAATSLIPPEAIERSLKAIRPYHALLLLSDEKSLLGELPLDCSPALVRVIKTTSAVKNLQQLAQDADLALLQVFQLAAHLVYWGKAIVIYPLCENNVYMLSPNASVCLPSSSRWWCGCCSTGSSSSCTPSSDDMTLTSPSMDNSSAELLPSGDSPLNRRMTENLLASLSEHERAAILSVPAAQNPEDLRMFARLLHYFRGRHHLEEIMYNENTRRSQLLTLLDKFRSVLVVTTHEDPVIAVFQALLT